In Arthrobacter sp. SLBN-83, one DNA window encodes the following:
- a CDS encoding acyl-CoA dehydrogenase family protein, whose protein sequence is MTPDELLPDELLERIRGRAAAYDRDNAFFHEDLQELAAAGYLKLFVPTSDGGAGLGLEAAAQCQRRLATAAPATALAVNMHLVWTGVAHVLAARGDHSLAFVLEEAAQGEVFAFGNSEAGNDSVLFDSRTTATPDQDGGYTFTGTKIFTSLSPAWTRLGIFGKDPDARNGTGELVHGFITRGTPGYRILDDWDTLGMRASQSATTVLDGVAVPADRIFRKLPVGPNADPLIFAIFACFESLLAAVYTGLGERALAVGVETVKRRTSYKNGGRSYAQDPDIRWKVADAAMAMDNLYPQLRSVTADVDALADHGAQWFPKLVGLKVNATETARRVVDLAIRVSGGSSYFRGSELERLYRDVLAGMFHPSDDESAHNTVANAWLGPLED, encoded by the coding sequence GTGACCCCCGACGAACTGCTGCCCGATGAGCTCCTCGAGCGCATTCGCGGCCGCGCCGCCGCATATGACCGGGACAACGCCTTCTTCCACGAGGACCTCCAGGAGCTGGCAGCGGCCGGGTACCTGAAGCTCTTCGTGCCAACGTCCGACGGCGGCGCGGGGCTTGGACTCGAAGCGGCGGCGCAGTGCCAGCGGAGGCTGGCAACGGCTGCCCCCGCCACCGCGCTGGCCGTCAATATGCACCTGGTCTGGACCGGCGTCGCACACGTCCTGGCTGCCCGGGGCGACCACTCGCTGGCCTTCGTCCTCGAGGAAGCTGCCCAGGGCGAGGTCTTCGCGTTTGGCAACTCGGAAGCCGGCAACGACTCTGTCCTCTTCGACTCCCGGACCACCGCCACGCCGGATCAGGACGGCGGCTACACGTTCACCGGAACAAAGATCTTCACCAGCCTCTCGCCGGCCTGGACCCGCCTGGGCATTTTCGGAAAGGACCCGGATGCCCGGAACGGAACGGGTGAACTCGTCCACGGCTTCATCACCCGCGGGACCCCCGGCTACCGGATCCTGGACGACTGGGACACGTTGGGCATGCGGGCCAGCCAGTCCGCCACCACTGTCCTGGACGGTGTGGCCGTCCCAGCGGACCGGATATTCCGGAAACTTCCCGTAGGCCCCAACGCCGATCCGCTGATCTTCGCCATCTTCGCCTGCTTTGAGAGCCTCCTGGCGGCTGTCTACACGGGTCTGGGCGAACGTGCCCTGGCGGTGGGCGTGGAGACAGTGAAGCGGCGGACGTCCTACAAGAACGGTGGACGCAGCTATGCCCAGGACCCGGACATCCGCTGGAAGGTGGCGGACGCCGCCATGGCCATGGACAACCTCTACCCCCAGCTTCGGTCCGTGACGGCCGACGTCGACGCCCTGGCCGACCACGGAGCCCAATGGTTCCCCAAACTGGTGGGCCTGAAAGTCAACGCGACCGAAACAGCGCGCCGTGTTGTGGACCTGGCCATTCGCGTCAGCGGGGGATCAAGTTACTTCAGGGGCTCGGAACTGGAGCGGCTCTACCGCGACGTCCTGGCCGGGATGTTCCACCCCTCCGATGACGAATCGGCCCACAACACGGTGGCCAACGCCTGGCTGGGCCCCCTGGAAGATTAG
- a CDS encoding formate/nitrite transporter family protein has translation MSEERRRELGESDAPLEHDLQESFERTVGQGAERLHRTMRNILVTGVFGGFEVGLGIMAYLATLHETGNHLLAGLAFSMGLIALLLAHSELFTENFLMPVAAVAAKEASYTQLAKLWGGTLVSNLLGGWIFVWIVMVAFPEWSMVVSESAHHFVDAPFSLQSIALAVLGGSTITLMSRMQQGTDNDVARIVATVIGGFLLAALPLFHSILDSLLIFAAIHSGADISYVQWLGWFGYTLLFNVLGGIILVTLLRLVRTKELIQKRRTEAPTDPDAARNP, from the coding sequence ATGAGCGAAGAACGACGGCGGGAACTCGGGGAGTCTGACGCCCCACTTGAGCATGACCTTCAGGAGTCGTTCGAACGGACGGTGGGCCAGGGGGCTGAGCGGCTGCATCGAACAATGCGGAACATCCTTGTGACCGGCGTGTTCGGCGGTTTTGAAGTGGGACTTGGCATCATGGCCTACCTCGCGACACTCCATGAAACGGGAAACCATCTGCTCGCGGGCCTGGCTTTCAGCATGGGGCTTATCGCCCTCCTGCTGGCACACAGCGAGCTGTTCACGGAGAACTTCCTGATGCCCGTGGCGGCCGTTGCTGCGAAGGAAGCGAGCTACACCCAACTGGCAAAACTGTGGGGAGGAACTCTCGTATCCAACCTGCTGGGCGGATGGATCTTCGTCTGGATCGTCATGGTGGCATTCCCCGAGTGGTCAATGGTGGTCAGCGAGAGCGCCCACCATTTCGTTGATGCCCCATTCTCACTGCAGTCCATCGCCTTGGCGGTCCTGGGCGGAAGCACCATCACCCTCATGAGCCGGATGCAGCAGGGCACGGACAACGACGTGGCGCGCATTGTGGCCACCGTTATCGGCGGGTTCCTGCTGGCTGCGCTGCCGCTCTTCCATTCAATCCTCGACTCCCTGCTGATCTTCGCTGCGATCCACTCTGGCGCGGACATCAGCTACGTGCAGTGGCTGGGCTGGTTCGGCTACACGCTGCTGTTCAACGTGCTCGGCGGCATCATCCTGGTAACCCTCCTGCGCCTGGTGCGGACAAAGGAACTTATCCAGAAACGCCGCACGGAGGCACCCACCGACCCCGATGCCGCCCGCAACCCCTGA
- a CDS encoding three-helix bundle dimerization domain-containing protein — translation MGVSEELRALGDVVDRLAAKFPALSREHIEDVVQQEHSLLDTGRVRAFIPVLVEHAARDRLSR, via the coding sequence ATGGGAGTAAGCGAAGAGTTGCGTGCCCTGGGCGACGTGGTGGACAGGCTGGCGGCGAAGTTTCCCGCCCTGTCCAGGGAACACATCGAGGACGTGGTCCAGCAGGAGCACAGCCTCTTGGACACCGGCAGGGTCCGCGCATTCATACCTGTCCTGGTTGAACACGCCGCCCGGGACCGTCTCTCCCGCTGA
- a CDS encoding NADPH:quinone reductase — MKAIVYEATGPSSVLKLQDKPITDPGAGEVRVRLVVSGVNPTDWKSRSGSGSNKLPAPKVPNQDGAGVVDQLGSGVAGWNVGDRVWLWDVAWAGNEGTAQEYVVVPAHKVVALPDAESFDTGASLGIPALTAHRALTSNEDGPDRLSPGALAGRSVLVTGGAGAVGHAAIQLARWAGAAVITTVSGDRKAELARRAGAGTVINYRSEDVVQAVKAAAPDGVDIIVDVNAPANIETDLQVLKPGGTVSIYAANPGESLNVPIRESMTKNVRYQFILTYTVTDGQKEHAVAAVAEALAGGALRVGDDHGLPLTRFTLEQTAAAHDAVEQGAIGKVLIDVAPAP; from the coding sequence GTGAAAGCAATCGTGTACGAAGCAACAGGTCCTTCATCTGTACTGAAGCTGCAGGATAAACCGATAACTGACCCGGGTGCGGGCGAAGTGCGGGTCCGTCTGGTGGTGTCCGGAGTGAACCCCACCGACTGGAAGTCACGGTCCGGCAGCGGAAGCAACAAGCTGCCCGCCCCCAAGGTTCCCAACCAGGACGGAGCCGGGGTTGTCGACCAGCTGGGGTCCGGGGTAGCCGGTTGGAACGTGGGCGACCGTGTGTGGCTCTGGGATGTCGCGTGGGCCGGGAATGAAGGTACAGCGCAGGAATACGTTGTGGTGCCCGCCCACAAGGTGGTGGCCCTGCCCGACGCGGAATCCTTCGACACCGGTGCCTCGCTGGGAATTCCTGCGCTGACAGCACACCGTGCCCTGACCTCGAACGAAGACGGACCGGACAGGCTCTCCCCCGGAGCCCTGGCGGGCCGCAGCGTGTTGGTCACTGGAGGTGCAGGGGCTGTGGGGCACGCGGCCATCCAACTGGCACGCTGGGCCGGGGCTGCCGTCATCACCACCGTCAGCGGAGACCGGAAGGCTGAACTTGCCCGCCGTGCCGGCGCAGGTACGGTCATCAACTACCGGTCGGAGGACGTGGTCCAGGCCGTCAAGGCAGCGGCCCCGGACGGTGTGGACATCATCGTGGACGTCAACGCGCCGGCCAACATCGAAACAGACCTGCAGGTCCTCAAACCTGGCGGCACCGTCTCCATTTACGCAGCCAACCCCGGCGAATCGCTCAACGTTCCCATCCGCGAAAGCATGACCAAGAACGTCCGCTACCAGTTCATCCTCACCTACACGGTGACGGACGGACAGAAAGAGCATGCTGTAGCGGCCGTCGCCGAGGCCCTGGCGGGGGGCGCGCTGCGGGTGGGCGACGACCACGGGCTGCCCCTGACGCGCTTCACCCTTGAGCAGACGGCCGCAGCGCATGATGCTGTGGAACAGGGAGCAATCGGGAAGGTGCTCATCGACGTCGCACCTGCACCTTAA
- a CDS encoding GatB/YqeY domain-containing protein, with translation MSLKEKLKGDVVVHMKAGNKVALTTVRNVLGEIETREKSGKTPIELDDLQVTALLQKEAAKRRDTAATYSAAGHADRADAEIAEAEVIETYLPKALTRQEAEAIVDEVIAGLKADGTELTVRSMGSVMKSVTPKIGGRFDGKAVSEIVRARLA, from the coding sequence ATGTCACTGAAGGAAAAGCTGAAGGGCGACGTCGTCGTCCACATGAAAGCCGGCAACAAGGTGGCCCTGACCACGGTCCGGAACGTCCTGGGCGAAATCGAAACGCGGGAAAAGTCCGGAAAGACACCCATCGAGCTCGATGACCTCCAGGTCACCGCGCTGCTGCAAAAGGAGGCTGCCAAGCGCAGGGATACCGCTGCCACCTATTCCGCGGCGGGCCACGCCGACCGGGCGGACGCGGAGATCGCCGAGGCTGAGGTGATAGAGACCTACCTGCCCAAGGCCCTGACCCGTCAGGAAGCCGAAGCCATCGTCGACGAGGTCATCGCCGGCCTGAAAGCGGACGGTACCGAGCTGACGGTGCGCTCCATGGGCTCCGTCATGAAATCCGTCACCCCGAAGATCGGCGGACGCTTCGACGGCAAGGCCGTCAGCGAGATCGTCAGGGCCCGGCTGGCCTGA
- a CDS encoding M20/M25/M40 family metallo-hydrolase: MPDVLPEDEVVRICQELIRIDTSNYGDGSGPGERAAAEYTAGLIEEVGMSAEIFESAPGRANVVTRLAGEDPSASALVVHGHLDVVPALRDQWSVDPFGAELKDGLIWGRGAVDMKDMDAMILSVLRNFAREGRKPKRDIIFAFFADEEAGGVYGARYAVDNRPELFEGATEAISEVGGFSATIGGQRTYLLQTAEKGISWLRLVAHGRAGHGSQINTDNAITRLAAAVTRIGEYKWPIELTPTTRQFLDGVTELTGVEFDADNPELLLDQLGTVARFVGATLQNTTNPTLLKGGYKHNVIPESAEALVDCRTLPGQEQQVLEIVRELAGNGVDVSYVHNDVSLEVPFAGNLVDSMIDALHKEDPGAKVLPYTLSGGTDNKSLSRLGITGYGFAPLMLPDELDFTGMFHGVDERVPADSLKFGARVLNTLLTNY; encoded by the coding sequence ATGCCTGATGTCCTGCCCGAGGACGAAGTTGTCCGGATCTGCCAGGAACTCATCCGGATCGACACCTCCAACTACGGGGACGGATCGGGGCCGGGGGAGCGGGCGGCAGCGGAGTACACGGCGGGGCTCATTGAGGAAGTAGGCATGAGCGCGGAGATCTTCGAGTCCGCGCCCGGCAGGGCCAACGTTGTGACCAGGCTTGCAGGGGAGGACCCGTCCGCCAGCGCTTTGGTGGTCCACGGCCACCTGGACGTCGTCCCCGCGCTCCGTGACCAGTGGTCGGTGGACCCGTTCGGCGCTGAACTGAAGGACGGCCTGATCTGGGGCCGCGGCGCCGTCGACATGAAGGACATGGACGCCATGATCCTTTCGGTCCTGCGGAACTTCGCCCGGGAGGGCAGGAAGCCCAAGCGGGACATCATCTTCGCGTTCTTCGCTGACGAGGAAGCCGGCGGTGTCTACGGCGCCCGCTACGCCGTGGACAACCGCCCCGAACTGTTCGAGGGGGCCACCGAGGCCATTTCCGAGGTCGGCGGGTTCTCGGCCACTATCGGTGGCCAGCGGACGTACCTGCTGCAGACGGCCGAGAAGGGCATCTCCTGGCTCCGTCTGGTTGCCCACGGAAGGGCCGGCCACGGTTCCCAGATCAACACGGACAACGCGATCACCCGCCTTGCCGCTGCCGTCACGCGGATCGGCGAATACAAGTGGCCCATCGAGCTCACCCCCACCACACGGCAGTTCCTTGACGGGGTGACCGAACTCACCGGCGTGGAGTTCGACGCCGACAATCCTGAGCTCCTGCTGGACCAGCTTGGTACGGTGGCCCGGTTCGTCGGCGCCACCCTGCAGAACACCACCAACCCCACCCTCCTCAAGGGCGGCTACAAGCACAACGTCATCCCCGAGTCCGCCGAAGCACTGGTTGACTGCCGTACCTTGCCCGGCCAGGAACAGCAGGTCCTCGAGATCGTCCGTGAACTGGCCGGCAACGGGGTGGACGTCAGCTACGTCCATAACGACGTTTCGCTTGAGGTCCCGTTCGCCGGAAACCTGGTGGACTCCATGATCGACGCCCTCCACAAGGAGGACCCCGGCGCCAAGGTGCTGCCGTACACGCTCTCCGGCGGTACGGACAACAAGTCGCTGAGCCGCCTTGGGATCACCGGCTACGGGTTTGCGCCCCTGATGCTTCCGGACGAGCTGGACTTCACCGGCATGTTCCACGGCGTCGACGAGCGCGTCCCGGCGGACTCCCTGAAGTTCGGCGCCCGGGTACTGAATACCCTGCTCACCAACTACTGA
- a CDS encoding phospholipase D family protein, giving the protein MDSTVGKWFLNWVERGNPASDIQAGGAGTPAWSEGNLVRPLVHGAAYFSRLQEELRGLQAGDRVWFTDWRGDADEQIAADGTTIGGLLAGLARSGVEVRGLVWRSHGERISAPISGRSNELLSRQINDAGGEALLDQRVRLFGSHHQKLVVIRRRDDPSRDVAFVGGIDLSHSRRDDAGHAGDPQAVKMDPKYGQRPPWHDAALELRGPVVADVLAVFAERWNDPHPLDRHTPYRMLLQRLARMPRHPKPLPEAAPPPPPAGPHAVQLLRTYGLKHPPFPFAPDGERSIARGYAKAFGQARSLIYIEDQYLWSPEVASGIAAALERNQELNVIIVVPRYPDSDGFLGGPPRRLGQLRAISMLRRAAPDRVGVFDLENTEGTPIYVHAKICIIDDTWFTCGSDNFNRRSWTTDSELTCAVIDTSAEGRQDSGGRPPESRPLATELRRQLWAEHLGLDEEDPQLQMDGALQLWNRTADALDHWHSTGRRTPRPAGQVRRHVPEPVPALHRLWAERIYQFIVDPDGRPRGLRGTTRF; this is encoded by the coding sequence GTGGACAGCACGGTTGGCAAGTGGTTTCTGAACTGGGTCGAGCGCGGCAACCCCGCCTCCGATATCCAGGCGGGTGGTGCAGGAACTCCGGCATGGTCAGAAGGCAACCTGGTCCGCCCCCTGGTGCACGGAGCGGCCTACTTCTCCAGGCTGCAGGAAGAGTTGCGAGGCCTCCAGGCGGGCGACAGGGTTTGGTTCACCGACTGGCGCGGCGACGCCGACGAGCAGATCGCAGCGGACGGGACCACGATTGGCGGGTTGCTGGCCGGGCTTGCCAGGTCCGGAGTGGAGGTGCGCGGCCTCGTCTGGAGATCCCACGGCGAGCGCATTTCTGCGCCCATCAGCGGCCGCTCCAACGAACTTCTTAGTCGGCAGATCAACGACGCCGGCGGGGAGGCCCTGTTGGATCAGCGGGTGCGCCTGTTCGGCTCGCACCACCAGAAACTGGTGGTCATCCGCCGTCGCGACGACCCCTCCCGCGACGTCGCCTTCGTGGGGGGAATCGACCTTTCGCACAGCCGCCGGGACGACGCCGGGCATGCCGGGGACCCACAGGCGGTGAAGATGGATCCGAAGTACGGTCAACGGCCCCCGTGGCATGACGCCGCCCTCGAACTGCGGGGCCCGGTAGTCGCCGATGTGCTGGCCGTGTTTGCTGAACGGTGGAACGACCCCCACCCGCTTGACCGGCACACGCCGTACCGGATGCTGTTGCAGCGCCTTGCCCGGATGCCACGGCACCCCAAACCGCTCCCGGAGGCCGCTCCTCCCCCGCCCCCGGCCGGCCCTCACGCGGTTCAGCTGCTGCGCACGTACGGCCTGAAGCACCCGCCCTTCCCGTTCGCGCCGGACGGCGAGCGCAGCATCGCGCGGGGCTATGCAAAAGCGTTTGGCCAGGCGCGTTCCCTCATCTACATCGAGGACCAGTATCTGTGGTCCCCGGAGGTGGCAAGCGGGATAGCAGCCGCGCTGGAGCGCAACCAGGAACTGAATGTGATCATCGTGGTGCCCAGGTACCCTGACTCCGACGGCTTTCTGGGCGGCCCGCCCAGGCGCTTGGGGCAATTGCGCGCCATCAGCATGCTCCGCAGGGCCGCACCGGACCGGGTGGGGGTGTTTGACCTTGAGAACACCGAGGGGACACCGATCTACGTCCATGCCAAGATCTGCATTATCGATGACACCTGGTTCACCTGCGGATCCGACAACTTCAACCGCCGGTCCTGGACCACCGACAGTGAGCTTACCTGCGCCGTCATCGACACGTCCGCCGAAGGCCGGCAGGACTCAGGAGGACGTCCCCCGGAGTCCCGCCCGCTCGCCACGGAGCTGCGGCGGCAGCTGTGGGCCGAACACCTCGGCCTGGACGAAGAGGACCCCCAACTGCAAATGGATGGGGCGTTGCAGTTATGGAACCGCACGGCCGACGCCCTGGACCACTGGCACAGCACAGGCCGCCGCACGCCACGGCCCGCCGGGCAGGTGCGCCGCCACGTCCCCGAACCCGTCCCGGCCCTCCACCGCCTTTGGGCCGAGCGGATCTACCAGTTCATTGTTGACCCGGACGGCCGTCCCCGCGGGCTTCGCGGCACCACCCGTTTCTAA
- a CDS encoding S8 family serine peptidase encodes MRTKTGMKKARICNRAMGLLMATTLVASATAATASAANNPAVPPGPSARASSASAPLPTDQFIVKFKPSAAGSAVERGKTYAKAAGDTSIDVREVKTTAGDAKVVKASRRLNAAESQRMLESIAAGANVASVEPDILMYPSATPNDPYYAQQWALSDPNVGIRVPSVWDKTTGTGQTVAVVDTGITAHSDLKANVVAGYDMIADPASSGDGDGRDPDPSDPGDFRTAGACGSGSSANSSWHGTHVAGIIAAVANNAEGVSGAAPGVKIEPVRALGSCGGYLSDVSDGITWASGGTVTGIPANPNPAKTINLSVGGTAACPATMQAAIDGAVNRGSAVFVAAGNENQAASNDAPANCNNVIAIGATNKSGSQASYSNFGPAVDVMAPGGDTDAGILSTLNAGTTSPGAETYGYMMGTSMATPMAASVGALMKAADPSLAPSQIEAKLKATARPLPGTCSGGCGAGLIDASAAVAVPVPQTPIAAKAASLNGALGAATTGEVYGLKDNGGYQCFEQGCILYSPASGAHVSKGAIRGLWAATGFENGRLGYPVTDEVSGLRDGGVYQNYQGGAIIWSPATGVHLSVGAIRGLWAATGFENGRLGYPVTDEVSGLRDGGVYQNYQGGAIIWSPATGVHLSVGAIRGEWAATGFENGVLGYPVTDEVTGLRDGGVYQNYQRGAIIWSPATGAHASFGATRSIWASTGFESGRLGYPISDEYPTGNDGSVAQNYQGGVIHWSPGGYYISWQ; translated from the coding sequence ATGCGCACTAAGACTGGTATGAAAAAAGCCCGCATCTGCAACAGGGCCATGGGTCTGTTGATGGCCACCACACTTGTTGCCTCTGCCACGGCAGCAACGGCCAGCGCGGCAAACAATCCGGCGGTGCCTCCTGGTCCGTCAGCCCGGGCAAGTTCCGCAAGCGCGCCGCTGCCCACCGATCAGTTCATCGTGAAATTCAAGCCTTCTGCGGCCGGCAGCGCCGTAGAACGGGGCAAGACATATGCGAAAGCTGCCGGCGATACCTCCATCGACGTCCGGGAGGTCAAGACAACGGCCGGGGACGCGAAGGTAGTGAAAGCAAGCCGCCGGCTCAACGCTGCCGAGTCCCAGCGGATGCTGGAGAGCATTGCCGCAGGTGCGAATGTCGCTTCCGTGGAGCCTGACATCCTCATGTACCCGTCGGCCACACCCAACGACCCCTACTACGCCCAGCAGTGGGCCCTGTCCGATCCCAACGTCGGCATCCGGGTCCCCTCGGTCTGGGATAAAACCACCGGTACGGGACAAACCGTCGCCGTGGTCGACACCGGCATCACGGCGCACAGCGACCTCAAGGCCAACGTCGTGGCGGGCTACGACATGATCGCGGATCCAGCTTCTTCAGGAGACGGCGACGGCAGGGACCCTGATCCCTCCGATCCGGGGGATTTCCGGACCGCAGGCGCTTGCGGTTCCGGCTCGTCCGCCAACTCGTCCTGGCACGGAACGCATGTGGCCGGGATTATCGCCGCCGTCGCCAATAACGCCGAAGGAGTCAGCGGCGCGGCTCCCGGTGTGAAGATCGAGCCGGTCCGCGCACTCGGTTCCTGTGGTGGTTATCTGTCGGATGTTTCCGACGGCATTACCTGGGCCTCCGGGGGGACTGTCACCGGGATACCCGCCAACCCCAATCCGGCGAAAACCATTAACCTCAGTGTGGGTGGAACTGCCGCGTGCCCTGCCACGATGCAGGCTGCCATTGATGGCGCCGTGAACCGGGGCTCCGCTGTTTTTGTGGCTGCAGGCAACGAGAACCAGGCAGCTTCGAACGACGCGCCGGCGAACTGCAACAACGTCATCGCCATCGGCGCCACCAATAAGTCCGGCTCCCAGGCGTCGTACTCCAATTTCGGTCCCGCGGTCGACGTCATGGCCCCGGGCGGCGACACGGATGCCGGGATCCTCTCCACGTTGAATGCAGGAACAACCAGCCCGGGCGCCGAGACCTACGGGTACATGATGGGAACGTCAATGGCCACGCCCATGGCGGCCTCTGTTGGCGCTTTGATGAAAGCGGCCGATCCCTCACTGGCGCCATCCCAAATCGAAGCAAAGCTCAAGGCCACCGCGCGTCCCCTTCCGGGAACCTGCTCAGGAGGATGTGGTGCCGGGCTGATCGACGCCTCGGCCGCCGTCGCCGTTCCAGTCCCGCAGACCCCGATAGCTGCCAAGGCAGCGTCCCTGAACGGCGCTCTCGGAGCGGCCACCACGGGCGAGGTTTACGGCCTCAAGGACAACGGTGGATACCAATGCTTCGAGCAAGGATGCATCCTCTATTCGCCTGCGTCCGGAGCACATGTCTCCAAGGGTGCGATCCGGGGCCTCTGGGCGGCCACGGGCTTTGAGAACGGCCGGCTGGGATACCCGGTGACGGATGAGGTCTCCGGACTCCGTGACGGCGGGGTCTACCAGAACTATCAGGGCGGAGCGATCATCTGGTCACCGGCAACGGGCGTGCACCTCTCCGTGGGAGCAATTCGCGGACTTTGGGCGGCCACGGGCTTTGAGAACGGCCGGCTGGGATACCCGGTGACGGATGAGGTCTCCGGACTCCGTGACGGCGGGGTCTACCAGAACTATCAGGGCGGGGCCATCATCTGGTCACCGGCAACGGGCGTGCACCTCTCCGTGGGAGCAATCCGCGGCGAATGGGCGGCGACCGGTTTCGAGAACGGCGTCCTGGGGTACCCGGTAACAGACGAAGTAACAGGGCTCCGCGACGGCGGCGTCTACCAGAACTACCAACGCGGGGCCATCATCTGGTCACCGGCAACCGGAGCGCACGCTTCTTTTGGGGCCACCCGATCCATCTGGGCCTCAACAGGGTTTGAATCCGGACGCCTTGGCTACCCGATAAGTGATGAGTATCCCACCGGCAATGATGGAAGTGTCGCCCAGAACTACCAAGGTGGCGTCATCCACTGGAGTCCGGGCGGTTATTACATCTCCTGGCAGTAA
- a CDS encoding DUF5703 family protein — translation MKEQFLTSSVQRERDYLRQYEYLVLTVSPDDSLPEARRRLVEHSEYGKWELERSKLYVGGGRRFWLRRRVMQVQRTV, via the coding sequence ATGAAGGAACAATTTCTCACCAGCTCGGTCCAGCGGGAACGGGATTATTTGCGGCAGTACGAGTACCTCGTACTGACCGTCAGCCCTGATGATTCCCTGCCCGAGGCGCGGCGCCGGTTGGTTGAACACTCCGAATACGGCAAGTGGGAACTGGAACGCAGCAAGCTCTACGTGGGCGGCGGCAGGCGCTTTTGGCTGCGGCGCCGGGTGATGCAGGTACAGCGGACCGTCTAG
- a CDS encoding CsbD family protein — MGLGDKIENAAEKAGGKGKEAAGNATGDESLRAEGQADQAKGGLKQAGEKVKDAFKD; from the coding sequence ATGGGACTGGGCGACAAGATTGAGAACGCTGCCGAAAAAGCCGGCGGTAAGGGCAAGGAAGCGGCGGGTAACGCCACTGGCGATGAGAGCCTGCGGGCCGAAGGCCAGGCGGACCAGGCAAAGGGCGGCTTGAAGCAGGCCGGCGAAAAGGTCAAGGACGCTTTCAAGGACTAA
- a CDS encoding FUSC family protein — MLAIGFLSVRPATNDHLAAVRVGVSVAVPLAALLVLGRPDLSIYAVFGAFTGMYGRDERHQLRLYHQLTAAALLIAGVTAGAVLSAAHAGSWVLILVESLAAGAGSLAADRANLKPVGPFFGIFALGACASVPPIAPVPVVGAVAAASAGFSVAVGVAGGVWRRTAWEAGVRRVAPSLTGARLRVAMIHALAYVLAVGSAGAAGQLTGDRHAYWAMAAAAVPLAGADFTGRIRRGLHRILGTFVGLGLTALIMSQQPGTVLLVALIAALQFPTELFMTRHYGLALVFFTPLILIMTELAHPTDPGLLIADRGLETLIGAIIGMAVAVLVLGRGSRTAGRHSRSAHRES, encoded by the coding sequence ATGCTGGCCATCGGCTTTCTCTCCGTCCGTCCGGCAACCAATGACCATCTTGCCGCCGTCAGGGTGGGCGTCAGCGTTGCGGTTCCCCTGGCGGCCCTGCTTGTCCTCGGCCGCCCGGACCTGTCCATCTACGCAGTGTTCGGCGCCTTCACGGGAATGTACGGCAGGGACGAGCGCCACCAGCTGCGGCTCTACCACCAGCTGACGGCCGCGGCGCTGCTGATCGCCGGGGTCACGGCCGGTGCTGTTCTCTCGGCAGCCCATGCCGGGTCCTGGGTGCTGATCCTGGTTGAATCACTCGCGGCGGGTGCCGGCTCGTTGGCGGCAGACCGGGCGAACCTGAAACCTGTTGGACCTTTCTTCGGCATCTTCGCACTTGGCGCCTGCGCGTCCGTTCCACCCATTGCCCCGGTTCCGGTCGTCGGCGCTGTCGCCGCCGCCTCTGCAGGCTTTTCGGTAGCGGTCGGCGTGGCGGGCGGGGTGTGGCGCCGGACGGCATGGGAGGCAGGCGTACGCAGGGTAGCCCCATCGCTGACAGGGGCGCGGCTGCGGGTGGCGATGATCCATGCCCTGGCGTATGTCCTCGCCGTCGGCAGCGCGGGAGCGGCAGGCCAGCTCACCGGTGACCGCCACGCCTACTGGGCAATGGCTGCCGCGGCAGTGCCGCTTGCCGGCGCCGACTTTACGGGCCGTATACGGCGCGGGCTCCACCGCATCTTGGGAACTTTCGTCGGTCTCGGCCTTACCGCCCTGATCATGTCCCAGCAACCTGGCACGGTGCTCCTGGTGGCCTTGATCGCCGCCTTGCAGTTCCCTACTGAATTGTTCATGACCCGGCACTACGGCCTGGCATTGGTGTTTTTCACGCCATTGATACTGATCATGACCGAACTGGCCCACCCCACTGACCCGGGCCTTCTGATTGCGGACCGGGGCCTGGAAACTCTGATCGGTGCGATCATCGGCATGGCGGTAGCAGTCCTTGTCCTTGGGCGCGGCTCGCGCACGGCAGGGAGGCACAGCCGTTCGGCGCACCGGGAAAGTTGA